The following are encoded together in the Lathyrus oleraceus cultivar Zhongwan6 chromosome 3, CAAS_Psat_ZW6_1.0, whole genome shotgun sequence genome:
- the LOC127125808 gene encoding cytokinin riboside 5'-monophosphate phosphoribohydrolase LOG3, giving the protein MDIQHSKFKRICVFCGSSPGKKTSYQDAAIQLGQELVSRNIDLVYGGGSIGLMGLVSQAVHDGGRHVIGVIPKTLMPRELTGETVGEVKAVADMHQRKAEMAKHSDAFIALPGGYGTLEELLEVITWAQLGIHDKPVGLVDVDGYFNSLLSFIDKAVEEGFISPNARHIIVSAPTAKELVKKLEEYVPCHEGVASKLSWQMEQQLAYPQDYDISR; this is encoded by the exons ATGGACATTCAGCATTCAAAATTCAAAAGAATCTGTGTTTTCTGTGGAAGTAGTCCTGGCAAAAAAACTAGCTACCAAGATGCTGCCATTCAACTTGGACAAGAATTG GTTTCAAGAAACATTGATCTTGTTTATGGAGGTGGAAGCATTGGTCTAATGGGTTTGGTTTCTCAAGCCGTTCATGATGGTGGTCGCCATGTCATTGG AGttattcccaagacactcatgCCTAGAGAG CTTACTGGTGAAACAGTAGGAGAAGTAAAAGCTGTTGCTGATATGCATCAAAGGAAAGCTGAAATGGCTAAACATTCAGATGCTTTCATTGCTTTACCAG GTGGATACGGTACTCTAGAGGAGCTTCTTGAAGTGATAACATGGGCTCAACTTGGAATTCATGACAAGCCG GTGGGATTAGTAGATGTTGATGGATACTTTAACTCTTTGTTGTCATTCATTGACAAAGCTGTCGAAGAAGGGTTTATCAGTCCAAATGCTCGTCACATAATTGTATCCGCACCAACTGCGAAAGAGTTAGTCAAGAAATTGGAG GAATATGTTCCATGTCATGAGGGTGTTGCTTCAAAGTTAAGCTGGCAGATGGAACAGCAGCTAGCATACCCTCAAGATTATGACATCTCAAGGTAG